In Prochlorococcus marinus CUG1435, the genomic window AAAAGTCTTAAAAGATATTCAAACTTAAAGAAAAATTTAGAGGTTTTAAAAATACCTTATGTGGAAAATTTTAATCTTGTAAGAGGTTTAGATTACTACACCCATACAGCTTTTGAGATTACTAGTGGGGATCTAGGCTCCCAAGCTACAGTTTGCGGAGGAGGAAGATATGACGATCTAATAAAACAAATGGGAGGGCCAAATACCCCTGCAATTGGTTTCGCTATTGGTTTAGAAAGATTAATTTTACTCGCAGGAAAAGAGCTTGAAATTCCAAGAAATACTGATATTTATATCATTAATCAAGGCTTAGTTGCTGAACCATTAGCAATGGATTTATCTAGAAAATTAAGAAATTATGATTTGTTAGTTGAGTTAGATTTAAGCGGAGCCTCATTCTCTAAGCAATTTAAAAAGGCTAATAAACTAAAGTCTAAAAGTATTATTGTTATTGGTGATGATGAGGCAGTTAAAGGAAAATTTATTATAAGGCTCTTTGATCAATCAGGTAATAGGAACCAAGAAGAGCTTATATCCTTTGGTAATGATATTAAATTAGAAAAGTGGATAAAAAATAACTTACTTGTAAAGAGATGTTCTTGAAGATAGTGATAATTTTTGTTTTCATATTAATATTTTCTAATTTAAAAAATTTTCTTAAATTAATTAGAAAACAAAAAGTTTCTAAGTCTAAAAAAATAACAACTTTCAATAAGAAGAACCTTAATAATTGGATGAAATTAACTAAAAAAGAAAGATATAACTTATCAAAACAAGATTCTGTTCATTATATGGATAGAAGAAAACTTTTATTAGAAGAAATTAGAAATGAATATAAGAAGATATCAAGAAAAAAATCTGAGGGGGAACATTAAGAAAAAATAATTATGGAAAATTACTGGACTTCTAATAAAACCATAAATGGATTAAGACATTTTGTTTTATTAAATGAGACTATAGAAAAAGGGAATATTAGTTTTTTAATGGTTTCTGTCCTTGATTCTGGAATTAACTTAAAAACTACTTACGAAGAATTAATAAATAGTGGAAATTGGCACAAGGGTTGGATCAATCTTTCAAAGCATCAATCGATTACAGAAGAATACGTAAAATATAAATCAATCAATAAAGGGGAGGATATCGATGAGATTTTCATTAATGAAGATTCTATATTTAATATTTCTTAATTTGATATAAATCTTTCAAATCTCTTTTCTTTGTTAATACTAGGTTTTTTATTAATTAATAATTATTTAAAAGTTTTACCCCTTTCAAAAAAATAAAATTAACGTTATCAAGGATTAATAATATTTACTTAATTCAATGTTAGGGGATATGTGGAACTCATCAGAGCTTGCCGCGGAAAAACTGGGAATAACTGAAATTAAACTTTCCTTCTTACGTGAAAATGGAATACTCAAGCCTGGAATTCATTGGAAAAGCTCTCCACTCGGTCAGAGAAAACCTTGGAACCCTAAAGCGCTTTATAACATAAAAATGTGTAGAAAAATAATCAATAAATTTTATTTTGAAGAAAACTATGATGTTGCGGCCTGAAATTAATATGAATTTTGAAGAATAATTTGAAAAATATATAAAATCTTTATTCGATCAGATTTTCATCCTGACATTCAATCAGAGTGTTTTGCAAAGTTGGATATAAGTTAATCATATTTATGTATTGTTTTGATTTTCTGTAGGATTTTGCAGCCTTTTTGTAATGAACTTCCGATTTCATTACTAGTGAAAATTTTCTAGAAGACTCTTGAGAAGTAGTCATAATATTAGATGTCTTATTCTATATTTAATAATTGTTTGAAAATGAGGCAATAACTATCATGGTTTAATGAAACAAAATATCGTTTAATGTCAGCAAAATGAAATTTATTTAACTTATTTGAATCTAAAAATACTGGTTTATTTGATAGAGCACGTATTTCTAAGAATAATTTTTCTTCATTAAATCTACCTTTTTTGCTATTGGATTATCTTGATAAAGGTTTCTTGTTTAAGAAGAGTTAGAATTACTAACCTTTACAATTTTGTTATGAATTCAACTGTTTGGTGAAATATAAAGTATTCTCAAAACGTTTAAGCTAATCAATTCCTAAATGCAAACCTATGGAAATCCAGATACTACCTATGGATGGTGGGCTGGTAATTCAGGTGTAGCAAATCGCTCAGGAAAATTCATTGCTGCTCATGTAGCTCATGCAGGATTAATTGTTTTCTGGGCGGGTGCATTCACCCTTTTTGAACTTTCACGATTTGACCCCAGTGTCCCAATGGGTCATCAACCTCTAATCGTTCTTCCTCATTTAGCAACTCTTGGAATAGGGTTTGATGCTAATGGCGTTGCGATGGGAGATACTAAACCTGTTCTAGCGATAGCAATAGTTCACTTAGTTTCTTCTATGGTTTTAGCAGCAGGCGGACTTTTACACTCTTTACTTCTTCCTGGAAATCTAGAAGATTCCGATGTAGCAAGAGCTAGAAAATTCAATATTGAATGGGATAATCCAGACAAATTGACATTTATTCTTGGTCACCATCTAATTATTCTTGGTTTCGCAGTTATCGCTTTTGTTGAATGGGCAAGAGTGCATGGAATTTATGATCCAGCTATTGGTTCTGTAAGACAGGTTGAGTATGAATTAAATTTAGCCAAAATTTGGAATCACCAAACAGATTTTTTAACTATTGATAGCCTTGAGGAAGTAATGGGAGGCCATGCTTTTCTTGCTTTCGTTGAGATCACTGGTGGAGCTTGGCATATTGCTACTAAGCAAGTTGGTGAATATACCAAATTTAAAGGTAAAGGACTTCTTTCTGCAGAAGCTGTTCTTTCATGGTCATTAGCTGGAATAGGCTGGATGGCCATTATTGCAGCCTTCTGGAGTGCAGCTAACACAACAGTTTATCCAACTGAATTCTTTGGTGAACCACTTGAATTGAAGTTTAGTATTTCTCCTTATTGGGTAGATACTGTTGATCTTCCTGATGGTGAGTACACTTCAAGGGCATGGTTAGCAAATGTTCATTACTATTTTGGATTCTTCTTTATTCAAGGTCATCTATGGCACGCTTTAAGAGCCCTAGGCTTTGATTTCAAGAGAGTTACAAATGCTATCAGTAATATTGATAGTGCAACAGTTACTCTTAAAGATTAATTTTCAAATTTTCTTACCAATATCAAAAGGCTCCTCTTAACGGGGCCTTTTTTATTTGAAAAATTTTGTTTATTAATTTAGATTTAGAAATATATGTTTTTGAAATCATTGAATATTTTTTCGATACAGAATAAAGATATTTTTTCAAATTCTCTATTGATAAGTTTTTTGGGATTATTAATTATATTTTTTTTGTTGATTTTTGGGAGAAAATTTAAACTAGCTGTTCAACTCGAGAGATTTGGATTACCGATAGCAGTTATATCAGGAATTTTAGGTATATCTATAGGCCCATTTGGAGCTATACACTT contains:
- a CDS encoding glycoprotein yields the protein MFLKIVIIFVFILIFSNLKNFLKLIRKQKVSKSKKITTFNKKNLNNWMKLTKKERYNLSKQDSVHYMDRRKLLLEEIRNEYKKISRKKSEGEH
- a CDS encoding TIGR02450 family Trp-rich protein; the encoded protein is MENYWTSNKTINGLRHFVLLNETIEKGNISFLMVSVLDSGINLKTTYEELINSGNWHKGWINLSKHQSITEEYVKYKSINKGEDIDEIFINEDSIFNIS
- a CDS encoding chlorophyll a/b binding light-harvesting protein encodes the protein MQTYGNPDTTYGWWAGNSGVANRSGKFIAAHVAHAGLIVFWAGAFTLFELSRFDPSVPMGHQPLIVLPHLATLGIGFDANGVAMGDTKPVLAIAIVHLVSSMVLAAGGLLHSLLLPGNLEDSDVARARKFNIEWDNPDKLTFILGHHLIILGFAVIAFVEWARVHGIYDPAIGSVRQVEYELNLAKIWNHQTDFLTIDSLEEVMGGHAFLAFVEITGGAWHIATKQVGEYTKFKGKGLLSAEAVLSWSLAGIGWMAIIAAFWSAANTTVYPTEFFGEPLELKFSISPYWVDTVDLPDGEYTSRAWLANVHYYFGFFFIQGHLWHALRALGFDFKRVTNAISNIDSATVTLKD